From Pseudomonas hefeiensis, one genomic window encodes:
- a CDS encoding YbdD/YjiX family protein, producing MFNDLSRLGKYLGQAARLMVGMPDYDNYVEHMQSKHPDKPLMDYEAFFRERQEARYGGKAGPKCC from the coding sequence ATGTTCAATGACTTGAGTCGCCTCGGTAAATACCTCGGTCAGGCCGCCCGCCTGATGGTCGGCATGCCCGACTACGACAACTACGTCGAGCACATGCAAAGCAAACACCCGGACAAACCGCTGATGGACTACGAGGCGTTCTTCCGCGAACGCCAGGAAGCCCGTTACGGCGGCAAGGCGGGGCCCAAGTGCTGTTGA
- a CDS encoding cache domain-containing protein → MLLKHKIVALGILPLVLAIAVICALVISLNRQLGDQQAQLIEDSILASKRAELKNYVEMAQSLIAPLYNNGQGDARAQQQVLEELRKLSFGINGYFFVYDRQGRSLMHARQSELVGQYLWDMKDPQGLPVIQALLKSAESGEGFQRYAWNKPSSGQVTDKLAYVVMLDRWGWMLGTGIYLEDVERATQQARAEVARGIHTTMQAIAAIALVAVLLVFAGGMTLNVSEHRLADKKLQRLNQRIVSLQEEERSRVSRELHDGISQLLVSIKFQFELASHVLEKGQENGLGILKNATDRLGEAIGEIRSISHDLRSSLLDTLGLSAAIGQLAAEFQQRSGLEVSYKSNEFDCRLENGAPVSLFRIAQEALTNIERHAGAKSVGITLFGSGESLRLTVVDDGMGFNVPQVERGHAGIGLRNIRERVEHFGGRLEMTSAPGRSELDILLPMNMPAIQS, encoded by the coding sequence ATGCTGCTCAAACACAAAATCGTCGCCCTGGGAATTCTGCCCCTGGTCCTGGCGATTGCTGTCATCTGCGCCTTGGTGATCTCGCTCAATCGCCAGTTGGGTGATCAACAGGCGCAACTGATCGAAGACAGCATCCTGGCCAGCAAGCGCGCCGAGCTTAAAAACTATGTCGAGATGGCGCAAAGCCTGATCGCCCCGCTGTATAACAACGGCCAGGGGGATGCGCGCGCGCAGCAGCAGGTGCTGGAGGAGCTGCGCAAGCTGAGTTTCGGCATCAATGGCTATTTTTTCGTCTACGATCGCCAAGGCCGCAGCCTGATGCACGCCCGGCAGTCCGAACTGGTGGGCCAATACCTCTGGGACATGAAAGATCCTCAGGGTCTGCCGGTGATCCAGGCACTGCTCAAGAGCGCCGAATCCGGCGAAGGTTTCCAGCGCTACGCCTGGAACAAGCCCTCCTCCGGCCAGGTGACCGACAAGCTCGCCTATGTGGTGATGCTCGATCGCTGGGGCTGGATGCTCGGAACCGGGATTTACCTGGAGGATGTCGAGCGTGCCACCCAGCAAGCCCGCGCGGAAGTGGCCCGGGGCATCCACACCACCATGCAGGCCATCGCCGCCATCGCGCTGGTGGCAGTGCTGCTGGTGTTTGCCGGCGGCATGACCCTCAACGTCAGCGAACACCGCCTGGCCGACAAAAAGCTGCAACGGCTGAACCAGCGCATCGTCAGCTTGCAGGAAGAGGAACGCTCGCGAGTGTCACGCGAGCTGCACGACGGCATCAGCCAATTACTGGTGTCGATAAAATTCCAGTTCGAACTGGCCAGTCATGTCCTCGAAAAGGGGCAGGAAAACGGCCTGGGCATCCTGAAAAACGCGACAGATCGGCTGGGGGAAGCCATTGGCGAGATCCGCAGCATCTCCCACGACTTGCGCTCTTCCCTGCTCGACACCCTGGGCCTGTCCGCCGCCATCGGTCAGCTCGCGGCCGAATTCCAGCAACGCAGCGGGCTTGAAGTGTCATACAAAAGCAACGAATTCGATTGCCGCCTGGAAAATGGAGCGCCCGTTTCGCTATTTCGCATTGCTCAGGAAGCCTTGACCAATATCGAGCGTCACGCCGGAGCGAAAAGTGTCGGCATCACCCTGTTCGGCTCCGGCGAGTCTTTGCGCCTGACGGTGGTGGATGACGGGATGGGGTTCAACGTGCCGCAGGTCGAACGTGGCCACGCCGGCATCGGCCTGCGTAATATCCGCGAGCGGGTCGAGCATTTCGGCGGACGGCTGGAAATGACCTCGGCGCCGGGACGAAGCGAGCTGGATATCCTGCTGCCCATGAACATGCCGGCGATACAAAGCTGA
- a CDS encoding response regulator, protein MNLPPVIRVALVDDHSLVRDGIRALLSVMPQLDVVGEAENGAQAIEMVGRCQPDLLLMDISLKDMNGLELTRLLGKQYPSLKILILSMYDNYEYVSESVRSGASGYVLKNAPSREIIAAIEAIISGGTFYSAEIAQRLATDQTTDNELTPRESQVLYKMVQGLNNKEMARELDISVRTVETHRLSIRRKLNIDKPAALVKYAIDHGIISR, encoded by the coding sequence ATGAACCTGCCCCCTGTGATCCGCGTCGCGCTGGTCGACGATCATTCCCTGGTCCGCGATGGCATCAGGGCCCTGCTGTCCGTCATGCCCCAACTGGACGTGGTGGGCGAAGCCGAGAATGGCGCACAAGCTATCGAGATGGTCGGACGCTGCCAGCCGGACCTGCTGCTGATGGACATCAGCCTCAAGGACATGAACGGGCTTGAACTGACCCGCCTGCTGGGCAAGCAATACCCCAGCCTCAAGATCCTCATCCTGAGCATGTATGACAATTATGAGTATGTGAGCGAGTCCGTGCGCTCCGGCGCCAGTGGCTACGTGCTCAAGAACGCCCCTTCGCGGGAAATCATCGCGGCCATCGAAGCCATCATCAGCGGCGGCACCTTCTACAGCGCCGAGATCGCCCAACGGCTCGCCACCGACCAGACCACCGACAACGAGCTGACGCCGCGCGAGAGTCAGGTGCTGTACAAAATGGTCCAGGGATTGAACAACAAGGAAATGGCCCGGGAACTGGACATCAGCGTGCGCACCGTCGAAACCCATCGCCTGAGCATCCGCCGCAAGCTCAACATCGACAAACCCGCGGCCCTGGTGAAATACGCGATCGATCACGGGATCATTTCGCGCTAG
- a CDS encoding GGDEF domain-containing protein, whose protein sequence is MLMVPGILSVFGVAFVCAWFIDKKRDYLLLLAGGCALFACGATSQIFGLPPGHGPNAVVSGALYTAAVLAVAEGVLLRSHQRLGWRLDVVVVCAITLALAWFFYIDRNLLVRIYIQNFGYGAILLVAALKLRSLVRGRLVDKALFWVLLAFALHFFPRTLLTVGLSAPVDRVAFANSVFWQALQLSLAVLGVGLAFAILAAAIADVIDDLRRERDFDPLTGVLNRRGFEDRVTMLMKNRCGTTSLALCDIDKFKSINDTYGHDVGDNVLREVGHLLRTSARKRDIVGRLGGEEFAVLLPDTDAREAHECAERLRAAIENGTPVTLDAVGPVTASFGVGSLGPKETWKGLYKRVDLLLYQAKRTGRNRTVADDLPSRIDRQTEVQS, encoded by the coding sequence ATGTTGATGGTCCCCGGGATCCTCTCGGTCTTTGGGGTTGCGTTCGTCTGCGCGTGGTTTATCGACAAAAAACGCGATTATTTGCTGCTGCTGGCCGGTGGCTGCGCTCTGTTCGCGTGTGGCGCGACATCGCAGATTTTCGGCCTGCCCCCTGGGCACGGGCCCAATGCCGTGGTGTCCGGCGCGCTGTATACCGCAGCGGTCCTGGCGGTGGCCGAAGGCGTTTTGCTGCGCTCGCATCAACGGCTCGGCTGGCGACTGGACGTTGTTGTGGTGTGCGCCATTACCCTGGCGCTGGCCTGGTTCTTCTATATCGATCGTAACCTTCTCGTGCGCATTTACATCCAGAACTTCGGTTATGGCGCGATTCTGCTTGTGGCGGCGCTCAAGTTGAGATCGCTGGTGCGCGGCCGGCTCGTCGACAAGGCATTGTTCTGGGTGTTGCTGGCCTTCGCGCTGCATTTCTTTCCGCGGACACTGTTGACCGTCGGGCTTTCGGCGCCCGTCGACCGGGTTGCTTTCGCCAACTCGGTGTTCTGGCAGGCCCTGCAGTTGTCCCTGGCGGTGCTCGGCGTTGGGCTCGCTTTTGCGATTCTGGCCGCCGCCATTGCCGATGTGATCGATGACTTGCGACGCGAGCGCGATTTCGACCCGTTGACCGGCGTCTTGAACCGGCGCGGCTTTGAAGACCGGGTGACGATGTTGATGAAGAACCGGTGTGGAACGACGTCCCTGGCCCTGTGCGATATCGACAAGTTCAAGAGCATCAACGACACCTATGGCCATGATGTAGGCGATAACGTCTTGCGCGAAGTTGGCCACCTGCTGCGCACCTCGGCGCGCAAACGGGACATCGTCGGTCGGCTCGGCGGTGAAGAGTTTGCTGTGCTCCTGCCGGATACCGATGCCCGGGAAGCCCACGAATGCGCCGAGCGCTTGAGAGCGGCTATCGAGAACGGTACGCCTGTCACGCTGGACGCTGTCGGGCCGGTCACCGCTAGTTTCGGTGTCGGCAGTCTGGGCCCCAAGGAAACCTGGAAGGGGCTCTACAAGCGTGTGGATCTGCTGCTTTACCAGGCAAAGCGAACCGGGCGCAATCGAACGGTCGCCGATGATCTGCCGAGTCGGATCGATAGACAGACTGAGGTTCAATCATAA
- a CDS encoding transporter substrate-binding domain-containing protein, with product MKNITSTMTFCGLLALCGSALAEPAPSHLDQVLQRGELKVCTTGDYKPYTYKAETGEYEGIDIDMARSLAASLGVKVQWVQTTWKTLMPDMVAGKCDIGMGGISVTLERQKKAYFSTTLDVDGKIPLVRCEDQARYQTIEQLNQPSVRLVEPAGGTNEAFVRAFLPKGQLKFHDNVTIFQELLDKRADVMITDASEALYQQKLKPGLCAVNPSRYLQYGEKAYLLPRDDTTWKMYVDQWLHLSKANGSYQKVIGQWLAVPQQQ from the coding sequence ATGAAAAACATAACAAGCACGATGACGTTCTGTGGCCTGCTGGCCTTGTGCGGCAGCGCGTTGGCCGAGCCAGCCCCTTCGCATCTGGATCAGGTCCTGCAACGCGGCGAACTGAAAGTATGCACGACGGGCGACTACAAGCCCTACACCTACAAAGCCGAAACGGGCGAATACGAAGGCATCGACATCGACATGGCGCGCTCGCTTGCCGCCAGCCTGGGCGTCAAGGTGCAGTGGGTACAAACCACCTGGAAAACCCTCATGCCGGATATGGTCGCGGGCAAATGCGACATCGGCATGGGCGGGATTTCCGTGACCCTGGAGCGCCAGAAGAAAGCCTACTTCAGCACCACCCTGGACGTGGATGGCAAGATCCCGCTGGTACGTTGCGAGGACCAGGCGCGCTACCAGACCATCGAGCAGCTCAACCAGCCTTCGGTGCGCCTGGTGGAACCGGCCGGTGGCACCAACGAAGCCTTCGTCCGGGCGTTCTTGCCCAAGGGACAACTCAAGTTCCACGACAACGTGACCATCTTCCAGGAGCTGCTGGACAAACGAGCCGACGTGATGATCACCGATGCGTCAGAAGCGCTCTATCAGCAGAAACTCAAGCCCGGTCTTTGCGCCGTCAACCCCAGTCGCTACTTGCAGTATGGCGAGAAGGCTTACCTGCTGCCACGCGATGACACCACCTGGAAAATGTACGTCGACCAGTGGCTGCACCTGAGCAAAGCAAATGGCAGCTACCAGAAGGTCATCGGCCAATGGCTGGCGGTTCCCCAGCAACAGTGA
- a CDS encoding DUF294 nucleotidyltransferase-like domain-containing protein, giving the protein MQIELLEISEHLHRFPPFDALPQQTLEAIAQRVEVSYFKAGSDILETGAIVHDLHYVRSGAVEIYRRNGQLYNRLVEGDIFGQASLLRSNKVRFPARALEDSLIYFIPADVFAQLCERHDSFADFVEAEGHSRLKSAVEAQGRASELIQLKSRALISRDLVWVTPQTSVHEAARLMSQESVSCIVVLEPAGHHPEKMLGIVTDRDLRTRVVAANRSGDTCIGEVMSTDPVVIQADDSLFEAMLCMLRSNIHHLPVIHKGRTLGLINLSDIIRHESQSSLYLVNSISNQTSVDGLRSLLRDLRGTYIRMVRDGATAHMIGSAISGIGRAFTQRLLELAERELGPPPVPYCFMVLGSMARDEQLLVTDQDNALVLDDRFDPALHDEYFKSLATFVSDGLAECGYSYCKGGIMATNAQWRQPLRVWREYFSQWIEKPNAATLLNSCIFFDLDGVYGQLEMVNELKALCAEKSRATPAFLAAMARNALNRTPPLGFFRTFVMETDGKQKQIINLKGRGTAPLTDLIRIHALACGTTAQNSFDRLEAISTTQLVQPQAIEHLRYALEFLSMVRIRHQVEAIEQGQKPDNYIEPERFSTTERHNLKEAFQVLSNAQKFLRFRYPGHARPSR; this is encoded by the coding sequence ATGCAGATCGAGTTACTGGAAATCAGCGAACACCTGCATCGCTTTCCGCCTTTCGATGCCCTGCCCCAGCAAACCCTGGAGGCCATAGCGCAGCGCGTCGAGGTCAGCTACTTCAAGGCCGGCAGCGATATTCTCGAAACGGGCGCCATCGTCCACGACCTGCACTATGTACGCAGTGGCGCGGTCGAGATCTACCGGCGTAACGGCCAGCTATACAACCGTCTGGTGGAAGGCGACATCTTCGGTCAGGCCAGCCTGTTGCGCAGCAACAAAGTGCGCTTTCCCGCACGAGCCCTTGAAGACAGCCTGATCTACTTCATCCCGGCCGATGTGTTTGCCCAACTGTGCGAGCGGCATGACAGCTTCGCCGACTTTGTCGAGGCCGAAGGACACTCCAGGCTCAAGTCCGCCGTCGAGGCCCAGGGCCGCGCCAGCGAACTGATCCAACTGAAATCCCGCGCGCTGATTTCCCGGGACCTGGTCTGGGTCACCCCACAAACCAGCGTTCACGAAGCGGCACGGTTGATGTCCCAGGAAAGCGTTTCCTGCATCGTCGTCCTGGAACCAGCCGGACATCACCCGGAAAAAATGCTCGGCATCGTCACCGACCGCGACTTGCGCACCCGGGTAGTGGCCGCCAACCGCAGTGGCGATACCTGCATCGGTGAAGTGATGTCGACCGATCCGGTGGTCATCCAGGCGGATGACTCGTTGTTCGAAGCCATGTTGTGCATGCTTCGCAGCAACATCCACCACCTGCCGGTGATTCATAAGGGGCGCACGCTGGGGTTGATCAACCTGTCGGACATCATCCGGCACGAGTCCCAGAGCAGTCTGTACCTGGTCAACAGTATCTCCAACCAGACGTCTGTCGACGGCTTGCGATCATTGTTGCGGGATCTGCGCGGCACCTACATTCGCATGGTGCGCGACGGTGCGACAGCTCACATGATCGGCAGCGCCATCTCGGGTATTGGCCGCGCCTTCACCCAGCGGCTGCTCGAGTTGGCCGAACGGGAACTGGGGCCGCCGCCGGTTCCGTACTGCTTCATGGTGCTGGGATCGATGGCGCGGGACGAACAACTGCTGGTGACCGACCAGGACAACGCCCTGGTGCTGGATGATCGTTTCGACCCGGCCCTGCACGATGAATACTTCAAAAGCCTGGCCACTTTCGTCAGCGACGGCCTGGCAGAGTGCGGCTACAGCTACTGCAAGGGCGGTATCATGGCCACCAACGCGCAATGGCGTCAGCCATTACGAGTATGGCGCGAGTATTTCAGCCAGTGGATCGAGAAGCCCAATGCCGCCACCCTGCTCAACAGTTGCATCTTCTTTGACCTGGACGGGGTCTATGGCCAGCTGGAAATGGTGAACGAGCTCAAGGCGCTCTGCGCTGAAAAATCCAGGGCGACACCCGCCTTCCTGGCGGCGATGGCCCGTAATGCCTTGAACCGCACGCCCCCCTTGGGCTTCTTTCGCACCTTCGTGATGGAAACCGACGGCAAGCAAAAACAGATCATCAACCTCAAGGGCCGTGGTACGGCGCCGTTGACCGATCTGATCCGTATCCACGCCCTGGCCTGCGGGACCACGGCACAGAATTCCTTTGATCGTCTCGAAGCCATCAGCACCACACAGCTCGTGCAACCGCAGGCCATTGAGCATCTGCGCTACGCCTTGGAGTTCCTGTCGATGGTGCGCATCCGACACCAGGTAGAGGCCATCGAACAGGGCCAGAAACCGGATAACTACATCGAACCGGAACGCTTTTCCACCACTGAGCGGCACAACCTCAAGGAAGCGTTTCAGGTATTGAGTAATGCGCAGAAATTCCTGCGATTCCGCTACCCCGGTCACGCACGGCCATCACGATGA
- a CDS encoding 3'-5' exonuclease, whose amino-acid sequence MNTPKRQETLDWAARFKRLAKQARHPLLQRFYQHGVVDATTALEQVELLAMDLETTGLNAHTDSIVSIGLLPFTLKRIRCGEALYWVIKPSQLSHESVTFHHITHSDIRHAPRLPDVMEKVLEAMEGKVMVVHYRAIERNFLDQALRNHLGEGLHFPVIDTMQLEARQVRGQRRWLDRLLRRPPESIRLADSRLRYNLPPYHAHHALTDALATAELLQAQIATHYSPSIPIGQLWD is encoded by the coding sequence ATGAACACGCCGAAGAGACAAGAAACGCTGGATTGGGCGGCACGCTTCAAACGTCTGGCAAAGCAAGCCCGGCACCCGCTTCTGCAACGGTTCTACCAACACGGGGTCGTCGACGCCACGACGGCGCTGGAACAGGTAGAACTACTGGCCATGGACCTTGAAACCACCGGGTTGAACGCGCACACCGACAGTATCGTCAGCATCGGCCTGCTGCCATTCACCCTTAAGCGCATACGCTGCGGCGAAGCCCTGTACTGGGTGATCAAGCCCTCGCAGCTCAGTCATGAGTCGGTGACGTTTCATCACATCACACACTCCGACATCCGTCATGCTCCCCGATTGCCGGACGTCATGGAGAAAGTGCTGGAAGCCATGGAGGGGAAAGTCATGGTGGTGCATTACCGGGCCATCGAACGCAACTTCCTGGATCAGGCGTTACGCAACCACCTTGGGGAGGGCCTGCATTTTCCGGTGATTGACACGATGCAGCTGGAAGCGCGACAGGTGCGCGGTCAGCGCCGTTGGCTGGACCGACTGTTACGCCGTCCGCCCGAGTCCATCCGGCTGGCGGACAGTCGCTTGCGCTACAACCTGCCGCCCTATCACGCCCATCATGCCTTGACCGATGCCCTGGCGACGGCCGAGCTGTTGCAAGCGCAAATTGCCACTCACTACAGCCCGTCCATCCCCATCGGCCAACTGTGGGATTAA